The following proteins are encoded in a genomic region of Colletotrichum higginsianum IMI 349063 chromosome 9, whole genome shotgun sequence:
- a CDS encoding Alternative oxidase produces the protein MVRNQILKCVRYAIHGGGAVVVPSMALRNAKDITDIETATEVPLDYLLDRETFITHLTEGCPGMRVYERAADFPSYNTRIGEPLSLLGDQFEPDHPREGLRHPEMWRQSFDKWLDQMSVGDRLRPDAPVHVKLEQSFLEYPVRDDGDAFVHEFGKILSFRNDTRALAAKILFELKARFGLPIDPTKAINPGAFYGAHLRLEEDATSAWSPDEWRFSRMEDQFEEQFRNLERTGLGVVYVASGNQTVVDVFAQRLHERLAAGPGPEKKKRDVQVVTKHDLLRGPDRRRLDGLTFDQQALVDFLVMFRASAFMGVAHSSFPWTIALRRHELSEYADYGNEGSDLLRDEYSIIMGMEADYPYVDPFVYGLWP, from the coding sequence ATGGTACGGAACCAGATCCTCAAATGCGTCCGATACGCCATCCACGGCGgaggcgccgtcgtcgtccctTCAATGGCACTGCGGAACGCCAAAGACATCACCGATATCGAGACAGCCACCGAGGTGCCGCTCGACTACCTTTTGGATCGCGAGACCTTCATTACGCACTTGACCGAAGGATGTCCCGGCATGCGCGTGTACGAACGCGCTGCGGATTTTCCTTCTTACAACACGCGGATAGGGGAGCCCTTGAGCCTGCTGGGAGACCAGTTCGAGCCGGACCACCCTCGCGAGGGATTGAGACACCCCGAAATGTGGCGGCAATCCTTCGACAAGTGGCTGGACCAGATGTCCGTCGGGGACCGCCTTCGACCCGATGCCCCGGTACACGTCAAGCTCGAGCAGTCGTTCCTCGAGTATCCCGTccgtgacgacggcgacgccttCGTGCATGAGTTCGGCAAGATCCTCTCGTTCCGGAACGACACGCGCGCCCTGGCAGCCAAAATCCTGTTCGAACTCAAGGCCAGGTTTGGCCTGCCCATCGATCCGACGAAAGCCATCAACCCCGGCGCCTTCTACGGCGCCCACCTACgactcgaggaggacgcgaCGTCCGCGTGGTCGCCGGACGAGTGGCGCTTCTCGCGCATGGAGGACCAGTTCGAGGAGCAGTTCAGGAACCTGGAGCGCACGgggctcggcgtcgtctaCGTCGCCTCCGGGAACCAGACCGTGGTCGACGTCTTCGCCCAGAGACTGCAcgagcgcctcgccgccgggccgggtcccgagaagaagaagagagacgTCCAGGTCGTGACCAAGCACGACCTGCTCCGGGGGCCCGACAGGCGGCGGCTCGACGGCCTCACCTTCGACCAGCAGGCCCTGGTGGACTTTCTGGTCATGTTCAGGGCGAGCGCCTTCATGGGCGTCGCGCACTCCAGCTTCCCGTGGACGATTGCTCTGCGGAGGCACGAGCTGAGCGAGTACGCCGACTACGGGAACGAGGGTTCGGACTTGCTGCGGGACGAGTACAGCATCATCATGGGCATGGAGGCCGACTATCCCTATGTTGACCCCTTTGTGTATGGATTATGGCCATAG